A section of the Rossellomorea marisflavi genome encodes:
- a CDS encoding DUF2269 domain-containing protein, with the protein MYSIVVIIHVSTALIGFGQTFLFPFLLQFPRSEEGARTVLGLLGGMGTLAKCSDFILLGSGIGMVILGYPFEPWIIASLILFFIMRFSSAVLSRKAALSLWEMLNQESGPYFMEEYRKRMALFLPKVWFTQAINIAIILLMILKP; encoded by the coding sequence ATGTATTCAATCGTTGTGATCATCCATGTATCCACAGCTCTCATCGGTTTCGGACAGACGTTCTTATTCCCCTTTCTGCTACAATTCCCTCGTTCAGAAGAAGGAGCAAGGACGGTCCTCGGGCTCCTTGGGGGAATGGGGACACTAGCGAAATGCAGTGATTTCATCCTGTTGGGTAGCGGTATCGGCATGGTGATCCTCGGCTATCCGTTCGAGCCTTGGATCATCGCTTCCCTGATCCTCTTCTTCATCATGCGCTTTTCGTCTGCTGTCCTGTCAAGGAAGGCCGCCCTATCATTGTGGGAAATGCTCAATCAGGAAAGCGGCCCATATTTTATGGAGGAATACCGGAAGCGCATGGCCCTGTTCCTTCCGAAAGTGTGGTTCACACAGGCCATCAATATCGCAATCATCCTGCTCATGATTTTGAAACCATAA
- a CDS encoding YrzI family small protein: MTLNLLFVTLTLKKKRTSFEEATHNESVSKHFEETKTRQQHFTSHTL; encoded by the coding sequence ATGACTCTTAACTTACTATTCGTGACGCTTACGTTGAAAAAGAAGCGTACGTCATTCGAAGAAGCTACACATAATGAATCGGTCTCGAAGCATTTCGAAGAGACCAAGACAAGACAGCAGCACTTCACATCACATACGCTGTAA
- the yunB gene encoding sporulation protein YunB — MFKKRRPKRSPLPARHVFIISFIVFVLMTVQSLYMINRGIEPALMEIAETTTRQFAAQAINDSISKNISEEVDINQLIVKHETGGEPSYSFDPGIYNKLIAESTERVQQYLDYVEKGDLEKLEAFTSETEIDFEKSKDAKGIVYYVPLGLAANNTLLANMGPQIPIQFMIIGDVQSNVETQTNVVGINNTYLEVYINISVEMNVIIPRRTKTIKVANKVKIGDLFIPGKVPDFYSGNGSGSSPAIQLPKKSE, encoded by the coding sequence ATGTTCAAGAAGCGACGACCGAAACGATCTCCCCTACCTGCACGGCATGTCTTCATCATATCGTTCATCGTGTTCGTGCTGATGACGGTACAGAGTCTGTACATGATCAATAGGGGCATCGAGCCCGCACTCATGGAAATCGCTGAAACAACGACCCGGCAGTTCGCCGCCCAGGCCATCAACGATTCCATTTCCAAAAACATCTCTGAAGAGGTGGATATCAATCAGTTGATCGTCAAACATGAAACCGGCGGAGAGCCCAGCTATAGCTTCGACCCGGGTATATACAACAAGCTGATCGCAGAATCGACCGAAAGGGTCCAGCAGTACCTTGATTATGTGGAGAAAGGCGACCTGGAAAAGCTCGAAGCCTTTACCTCTGAGACGGAAATCGATTTTGAGAAAAGCAAAGATGCAAAAGGCATTGTGTATTATGTGCCCCTCGGCCTTGCAGCGAATAATACCCTCCTTGCCAATATGGGCCCGCAGATCCCCATCCAGTTCATGATCATCGGGGACGTGCAATCGAATGTAGAAACACAAACAAATGTGGTCGGGATCAATAACACCTATCTCGAAGTGTATATCAACATTTCGGTTGAAATGAATGTAATCATTCCGAGGCGGACCAAAACGATCAAGGTGGCCAACAAAGTCAAAATCGGCGATCTGTTCATACCAGGAAAAGTCCCGGACTTTTATAGCGGGAACGGCAGCGGCAGCTCCCCTGCCATCCAGCTTCCGAAAAAAAGCGAATAG